Proteins found in one Choloepus didactylus isolate mChoDid1 chromosome 3, mChoDid1.pri, whole genome shotgun sequence genomic segment:
- the LOC119528689 gene encoding smad nuclear-interacting protein 1-like, giving the protein MKEVKSERERGSRRRHRDGDMVVVAAAAVVVKQERLSPEAAPPAHRRTESSGGSPTLPAGEPSRPGHHGNRVRGGSRSPAKKKSKSSGRRSKSPRSKRSRSPHHSTVKVKQEREDHPRRGREDRQHREPSEQEYRRARDSDRDRHRGSSHQKRTSNERPGSGQAQGRDRDVQNLQAQEAEREFYNARRREHRQKNEVSGSGNESQELVPPPASNNKEKEVPTKEKPSFELSGALLEDTNTFWGVVIKYSEPPEARIPKKRWRLYPFKNDEVLPVMYIHRQSAYLLGRHRRIAHIPIDHPSCSKQHAVFQYRLVEYTRADGTVGRRVRPYIIDLGSGNGTFLNNKRIEPQRYYELKEKDVLKFGFSSREYVLLHESSDTSEVDRKEDEDDEEEEEVSDS; this is encoded by the coding sequence ATGAAGGAGGTGAAGAGCGAGCGGGAACGGGGGAGCCGGCGGAGGCACCGGGACGGAGACAtggtggtggtggcggcggcggcggtggtcGTGAAGCAGGAGCGCCTCAGCCCCGAAGCCGCGCCTCCCGCCCACCGCCGCACCGAGTCGTCTGGAGGTAGCCCTACTCTGCCGGCGGGGGAGCCGAGTCGCCCGGGTCACCACGGAAACCGAGTACGAGGAGGCAGCCGGTCGCcagccaaaaagaaaagcaagtcttcagggagaagaagCAAGTCTCCTCGGAGTAAGAGAAGCCGAAGTCCTCACCATTCCACAGTCAAAGTGAAGCAGGAACGTGAAGATCACCCCCGGAGAGGACGGGAGGATCGACAACACCGGGAACCATCCGAACAAGAATACAGAAGGGCAAGAGACAGTGACCGAGACAGACACCGGGGCTCTTCTCACCAGAAGAGAACTTCTAATGAAAGGCCTGGGAGTGGGCAGGCTCAGGGACGGGATCGAGACGTTCAGAACCTACAGGCTCAGGAAGCAGAGAGGGAGTTTTATAATGCCAGAAGACGGGAGCATCgccagaagaatgaagttagtgGCAGTGGTAACGAGTCTCAGGAGTTGGTTCCTCCACCTGCCAgcaacaataaagaaaaagaggtgCCCACTAAAGAAAAGCCAAGCTTTGAACTCTCTGGGGCACTTCTTGAGGACACTAACACCTTCTGGGGTGTAGTCATCAAATACAGCGAGCCCCCAGAAGCACGTATTCCAAAGAAACGGTGGCGTCTGTACCCTTTCAAGAATGATGAAGTGCTTCCAGTTATGTATATCCATCGACAGAGCGCTTACCTCCTGGGTCGACACCGCCGGATTGCACACATACCCATCGACCATCCCTCTTGTTCTAAACAGCATGCAGTATTTCAGTATCGGCTTGTGGAATACACTCGTGCTGATGGGACTGTTGGTCGCAGGGTGAGGCCCTACATCATTGACCTTGGCTCAGGCAACGGAACCTTCTTAAACAACAAGCGCATTGAGCCTCAGCGTTACtatgaactgaaagaaaaagatgtgCTTAAATTTGGATTCAGTAGCAGAGAATATGTCTTACTTCATGAGTCCTCAGACACCTCAGAAGTAGACAGGAAAGAAGATGAGGATGacgaggaagaggaagaagtgtCTGACAGCTAG